One window from the genome of Thermococcus siculi encodes:
- a CDS encoding 30S ribosomal protein S6e: protein MATFKLVISNPKNGVARQVEISGEEAEKLVGKRIGDEIPASELGLNLTEIFGEEIPGNVKLRITGGTDKDGFAMRPDVHGPRRVKILVSRGPGFRPKERGERRKKTVRGNTISPEIVQINMKLVF from the coding sequence ATGGCTACTTTCAAGCTTGTAATATCCAACCCGAAGAACGGCGTTGCCAGACAGGTTGAGATAAGCGGAGAAGAGGCTGAGAAGCTCGTAGGAAAGCGCATCGGTGACGAGATACCGGCGAGCGAGCTTGGACTCAACCTCACCGAGATATTCGGGGAGGAGATTCCGGGCAACGTCAAGCTCAGGATAACCGGCGGAACCGACAAGGACGGCTTCGCCATGAGGCCCGACGTTCACGGCCCGAGGAGGGTCAAGATCCTCGTCTCCCGCGGACCGGGCTTCAGGCCCAAGGAGAGGGGAGAGAGGAGGAAGAAGACCGTCAGGGGCAACACCATCAGCCCCGAGATCGTCCAGATCAACATGAAGCTCGTCTTCTGA
- a CDS encoding ribonucleoside-triphosphate reductase, which produces MEFKEEIVNALEGDGLWTVVTFKTPYGPGTTLEKLVEIAREAGWRVTFKANWWTADIPYGLARLDLRKGEREKILLGKWILGGKCELIRLENMPLERGRDEFFRMVDSITSTLIHDPVIRTMREQY; this is translated from the coding sequence ATGGAGTTTAAAGAGGAAATCGTGAATGCCCTCGAGGGAGACGGCCTCTGGACGGTCGTGACGTTCAAGACCCCGTACGGACCGGGAACCACGTTGGAAAAGCTCGTTGAAATCGCCCGGGAAGCCGGCTGGAGGGTGACCTTCAAGGCCAACTGGTGGACGGCCGACATACCCTACGGCCTGGCGAGGCTCGACCTGAGAAAAGGAGAAAGGGAGAAGATACTCCTCGGGAAGTGGATACTCGGCGGGAAGTGCGAGCTGATAAGGCTCGAGAACATGCCGCTCGAGAGGGGCCGCGACGAGTTCTTCCGCATGGTGGACAGCATAACCTCAACGCTAATCCACGACCCGGTCATTAGGACGATGAGGGAGCAGTACTGA
- a CDS encoding Clp1/GlmU family protein, with amino-acid sequence MNKAAYTLDVPEDRFDLLDNLSSRPGPLKVMLVGGTDSGKTTLLTFLANGLIERGLRVAVVDSDVGQKGILPPATISLAFPEGSFSSPSELTGVAHYFIGTTSPGQYAGEMAVGVKRLVDIALESADVVLIDTTGFVEGPGAEMKRLKAELVRPDVTVFLERDNELEGLRKLLSPYGDVVSIRVSPKAREHSREQRREVRREKWRAYFSGSALVEVDLENVSIGGTSLFQGRPLTDEEVELLSSLFGWLVLAGWRGRRYTVVKSDVQSFPRGYDRFALHAIDFERLSNLLVGFIDGNGLCLGVGILKWISFSAKKAQVLTPIPPEEIGRAVELRFGRIRVLETGEELGLLRREEL; translated from the coding sequence ATGAACAAAGCCGCCTATACCTTGGATGTACCCGAGGACAGGTTCGACCTCCTGGATAACCTCTCCTCCCGTCCCGGGCCGCTCAAGGTCATGCTGGTGGGCGGCACCGACAGCGGGAAGACGACGCTCCTCACATTTCTCGCCAACGGCCTCATCGAGCGCGGTCTGAGGGTTGCCGTGGTTGACAGCGACGTGGGCCAGAAGGGAATCCTTCCTCCCGCGACCATAAGTCTGGCCTTCCCAGAGGGGTCGTTCTCCAGCCCGAGCGAGCTCACCGGGGTTGCCCACTACTTCATAGGGACCACCTCCCCCGGTCAGTACGCCGGTGAGATGGCGGTCGGCGTTAAGAGGCTCGTCGATATCGCACTCGAAAGCGCGGACGTAGTCCTCATAGACACCACCGGCTTCGTGGAAGGCCCAGGCGCCGAGATGAAGCGCCTCAAGGCCGAGCTGGTGCGGCCCGACGTGACGGTCTTCCTCGAGCGCGATAACGAGCTTGAGGGCCTCAGAAAGCTTCTCTCACCGTACGGTGATGTGGTATCCATACGGGTCAGCCCGAAGGCCAGGGAGCATTCGAGGGAGCAGCGCAGGGAAGTGCGAAGGGAGAAGTGGAGGGCCTACTTTTCAGGCTCAGCCCTGGTTGAGGTTGACCTTGAGAACGTCTCGATCGGCGGCACATCGCTCTTTCAGGGCAGGCCGCTCACGGATGAAGAGGTGGAGCTTCTCTCGTCCCTCTTCGGCTGGCTCGTCCTGGCCGGCTGGAGGGGAAGGAGGTACACCGTCGTCAAGTCGGACGTCCAGTCATTTCCCAGGGGCTACGATCGTTTTGCACTCCACGCGATCGACTTCGAGAGGCTGAGCAACCTGCTCGTGGGCTTCATCGACGGGAACGGGCTGTGCCTTGGGGTGGGGATACTGAAATGGATAAGCTTCAGCGCGAAGAAAGCGCAGGTTCTGACTCCCATCCCTCCTGAAGAAATCGGTAGGGCGGTGGAGCTTCGCTTTGGCCGCATCAGAGTTCTCGAAACGGGTGAGGAACTGGGGCTTCTCCGGAGGGAGGAGCTGTAG
- a CDS encoding preprotein translocase subunit Sec61beta: MAREKTTLPPTGAGLMRFFDEDTRAIKIGPRGVIALTLILVALEILLHAFGPELFG; encoded by the coding sequence ATGGCGAGGGAAAAGACCACCCTACCACCGACCGGTGCGGGACTGATGAGGTTCTTCGACGAGGACACGAGGGCCATAAAGATAGGCCCGAGGGGTGTCATAGCGCTTACCCTGATACTCGTTGCCCTTGAGATACTCCTTCACGCCTTTGGTCCGGAGCTCTTCGGTTAA
- a CDS encoding replication protein RepA, with protein sequence MEEVRFRRRKPAVERKIGEIREDDTRVSLIGKAFKVDKMDYTFWLDDGTGVILIESEENVLPENGQIVRVIGRVIRNEEETHIYGEVIQDFSDADLEALEEVRELERRILPKVEGIIEFFGGEEI encoded by the coding sequence ATGGAGGAAGTCCGCTTCAGGAGGAGAAAGCCCGCCGTTGAGAGGAAGATAGGCGAGATAAGGGAGGACGACACGCGCGTATCGCTCATCGGAAAGGCCTTCAAGGTCGACAAGATGGACTACACCTTCTGGCTCGACGACGGAACCGGCGTCATACTCATCGAGAGCGAGGAGAATGTTCTTCCTGAGAACGGCCAGATAGTCCGCGTTATAGGTAGGGTCATCAGAAACGAGGAGGAGACCCACATCTACGGCGAGGTCATCCAGGACTTCAGCGACGCTGATCTAGAGGCACTGGAGGAGGTACGAGAGCTAGAGAGGAGGATCCTTCCGAAGGTGGAGGGCATCATTGAGTTCTTCGGGGGTGAGGAGATATGA
- the scpB gene encoding SMC-Scp complex subunit ScpB — translation MGLLEDKALVEAALFVSGRPLSIKELSRALGIRSLDYLEKLIELIAAEYAERKSAIEVVRVLGDKYVMQVKQEYSQRVVHLMPRPDLRTGELKTLALIAYLQPIEQSKVVKLRGSQAYEHIRKLLEMGMIYAEPYERTKLLGTTSKFAELYGFPENDPNLIKEAFKKVVHAEYSDLIAKLEGRGGAEEAQEGEEAGEIEGTEAAPPVEE, via the coding sequence ATGGGACTGCTTGAGGACAAGGCGCTCGTGGAGGCGGCCCTCTTCGTTTCTGGAAGGCCGCTGAGCATCAAAGAACTGTCGAGGGCCCTCGGAATAAGGTCGCTGGACTATCTTGAGAAGCTCATCGAGCTGATAGCGGCGGAATACGCCGAGAGGAAGAGCGCGATAGAGGTCGTTAGGGTTCTGGGCGATAAATACGTCATGCAGGTCAAGCAGGAGTACTCCCAGAGGGTTGTCCACCTCATGCCGAGGCCGGATTTAAGAACCGGCGAGCTGAAGACCCTCGCGCTCATAGCCTACCTCCAGCCGATAGAGCAAAGCAAGGTTGTGAAGCTCCGCGGGAGCCAGGCATACGAGCACATAAGAAAGCTCCTCGAGATGGGGATGATATACGCGGAACCCTACGAGAGAACGAAGCTCCTCGGAACCACTTCAAAGTTCGCCGAACTCTACGGCTTCCCCGAAAACGACCCGAACCTCATTAAGGAGGCGTTTAAGAAGGTCGTCCACGCCGAGTACAGTGATTTGATAGCCAAACTCGAGGGCAGGGGCGGGGCCGAGGAGGCCCAGGAGGGTGAAGAGGCGGGAGAAATTGAGGGCACCGAAGCCGCTCCCCCGGTCGAGGAGTGA
- a CDS encoding Lrp/AsnC family transcriptional regulator, with product MEEKATLTPRQIRLLRKFYEEGKTIEVHTVEKTQDELAEELGITRQALSNHLKVLKELGYIRTGRGFIDLTDKALDLLGEKKGDVFVFVRIEPTKRRSVYEAIKKLNIKKIYRVTGDIDLIVEADKTRLDEILEEISSLDGVKETITHIVLEVL from the coding sequence ATGGAAGAGAAGGCCACCCTTACCCCAAGGCAGATCAGGTTGCTCAGGAAGTTCTACGAGGAGGGCAAGACCATAGAGGTCCACACCGTTGAGAAGACCCAGGACGAGCTTGCGGAGGAGCTGGGGATAACCAGGCAGGCCCTCAGCAACCACCTCAAAGTGCTGAAAGAGCTTGGCTACATAAGGACGGGAAGGGGCTTCATCGACCTCACCGACAAGGCCCTCGATCTCCTCGGCGAGAAGAAGGGCGACGTCTTCGTCTTCGTCAGGATCGAGCCAACCAAGAGGAGGAGCGTCTACGAGGCCATAAAGAAGCTCAACATAAAGAAGATATACCGCGTCACCGGCGACATAGACCTCATAGTCGAGGCCGACAAGACTAGGCTCGACGAGATACTCGAAGAGATATCCTCACTCGACGGCGTTAAGGAGACCATCACCCACATCGTTCTCGAAGTCCTCTGA
- the engB gene encoding GTP-binding protein EngB, whose protein sequence is MIIFAGRSNVGKSTLIFRLTGKWVKRGKRPGVTRKPVEVNWRGKTVVDMPGFGFMSGVPKRVQEKVKDEIVRFIEENADEIELAVLVVDGKAAPEIIERWEKRGEIPIDVEFYGFLRELNIPVIVAVNKLDKIKNLQRTINFLAEKFGVPYSEIDETFVPISAKFGKNLDKLRLLMEKKLREGRKPPTTESEDFENDVGDGLLNAVE, encoded by the coding sequence ATGATAATCTTCGCGGGACGGTCGAACGTGGGGAAGAGCACGCTCATATTCCGTTTGACTGGAAAATGGGTCAAGAGGGGCAAGAGGCCGGGGGTGACGAGAAAGCCCGTGGAGGTCAACTGGAGGGGAAAGACGGTAGTCGATATGCCCGGCTTCGGCTTCATGAGCGGCGTCCCAAAGCGGGTTCAGGAGAAGGTTAAGGACGAGATAGTTCGCTTCATCGAGGAGAATGCCGATGAGATTGAGCTGGCCGTCCTCGTTGTAGATGGAAAGGCCGCACCCGAGATAATCGAGCGCTGGGAGAAGCGTGGCGAGATACCCATCGACGTCGAGTTCTACGGGTTCCTCAGGGAACTCAACATACCGGTTATAGTGGCGGTCAACAAGCTTGACAAGATAAAGAACCTCCAGAGGACGATAAACTTCCTGGCGGAGAAGTTTGGGGTCCCGTATTCGGAAATCGACGAGACCTTCGTGCCAATCTCAGCGAAGTTCGGGAAGAACCTCGATAAGCTCAGGCTCCTCATGGAGAAGAAGCTGAGGGAGGGCAGGAAGCCTCCCACTACCGAATCAGAGGACTTCGAGAACGATGTGGGTGATGGTCTCCTTAACGCCGTCGAGTGA
- a CDS encoding NCS2 family permease yields the protein MGWFEEYFEFETHRTDMKTEILAGVTTFMTMAYILFVNPAILSDAMGKEAFNSLVAVTALAAGFATILMGLYAKKPFALAPGMGLNAYFAYSVVIGMGYDWRIALAAVFVEGLIFIALSVTKVRSAIIHAIPLSQKYAVGAGIGLFLVFIGLNDVGLLTAVVNESGVLQFTGLNAPALASKEILLFFFGLFLTAILISLRIKGALLISIITTSILGWITGAAPWPDHIFSTPDISYTFMQMDLKGLLNVGAIGVIFAFFMVDFFDTLGTVTGLSAKAGFLTKEGKVPDAEKVLLTDAIGTTVGAVLGTSTVTTYIESAAGIEEGGRTGMTALVTGLLFLAIGLFIAPLAQAIPAFATAPALIIVGYYMLSAVKEIDFTDHTEAIPAFLVLITIPFTYSIADGIGAGFISYTLLKLFSGKGREIHPLMYALAVIFLAYFAYLGGLF from the coding sequence ATGGGCTGGTTTGAGGAGTACTTCGAGTTTGAGACTCACAGAACCGACATGAAGACGGAGATACTGGCCGGCGTTACGACCTTCATGACGATGGCCTACATCCTATTCGTCAACCCGGCGATACTCAGCGATGCCATGGGCAAGGAGGCCTTCAACTCCCTCGTTGCGGTAACTGCCCTCGCCGCTGGCTTCGCGACGATTCTCATGGGCCTCTACGCCAAGAAGCCCTTCGCTCTGGCTCCAGGAATGGGACTCAACGCATACTTCGCCTACAGCGTCGTCATCGGCATGGGCTACGACTGGAGGATAGCCCTGGCGGCGGTGTTCGTGGAGGGCCTCATCTTCATAGCCCTCAGCGTCACCAAAGTTAGAAGCGCGATCATCCACGCGATTCCACTCAGCCAGAAGTACGCGGTCGGGGCCGGAATTGGCCTCTTCCTGGTCTTTATCGGCCTCAACGACGTCGGCCTTCTCACGGCTGTAGTCAACGAATCCGGTGTTCTCCAGTTCACCGGGCTTAACGCCCCGGCCCTCGCCAGCAAGGAGATACTGCTCTTCTTCTTCGGCCTGTTCCTCACGGCGATACTCATCTCCCTCCGCATCAAGGGTGCGCTGCTCATCTCCATCATAACCACCAGCATCCTCGGCTGGATCACAGGAGCCGCACCGTGGCCCGACCACATCTTTTCAACCCCCGACATCAGCTACACATTCATGCAGATGGACCTCAAGGGACTGCTCAACGTCGGGGCGATAGGGGTTATCTTCGCCTTCTTCATGGTGGACTTCTTCGACACCCTCGGAACGGTTACCGGTCTGAGCGCCAAGGCCGGCTTCCTCACGAAGGAGGGCAAGGTTCCCGATGCGGAGAAGGTTCTGCTCACAGATGCGATAGGAACCACCGTTGGAGCGGTCCTCGGAACCTCCACGGTTACGACCTACATAGAGAGCGCGGCGGGAATAGAAGAGGGTGGAAGAACGGGAATGACTGCCCTCGTTACGGGTCTGCTCTTCCTGGCGATAGGTCTCTTCATCGCCCCACTCGCCCAGGCAATTCCAGCCTTCGCCACGGCTCCGGCGCTCATCATAGTGGGTTACTACATGCTCAGCGCGGTCAAGGAGATAGACTTCACTGACCACACGGAGGCCATTCCAGCCTTTCTCGTGCTCATAACGATACCCTTCACCTACTCGATAGCGGACGGAATAGGGGCAGGATTCATCAGCTACACGCTGCTCAAGCTCTTCAGCGGAAAGGGAAGGGAGATACACCCGCTGATGTACGCCCTGGCGGTGATATTCCTCGCCTACTTCGCCTACCTCGGCGGGCTCTTCTGA
- a CDS encoding OB-fold nucleic acid binding domain-containing protein: protein MGVLTKEQIMEMIERQRGLSRDEIEERIAEIARREGISEHAAAVMLAEELGVNLEGKEELLHIADLVPGMTGVNIVARIMRKYPPREYQKRDGSTGRVANLIIYDSTGRTRLVLWDNLVGKYYEELKPGDIIKIIDPSVREGRNGVELHANFRTRIILNPEDPRVDEIPPLEEVRSYNYQRRKIGELMGGEKFVEVRGTIARLYRVTAYDACPQCRRKVDYDPTTETWICPEHGEVKPTTIVILDFGLDDSTGYIRTTLFGDDAADLLGREPGEVAEKLKELVEGGLTLREAGRKLAEDEYYYLLGKEIVVRGNVVDDKFLGLILKAFGWDEVDPKREIARVRAELKKAIAELEGGE from the coding sequence ATGGGAGTGCTAACGAAGGAACAGATTATGGAGATGATCGAGAGGCAGAGGGGCCTCTCGAGGGATGAAATCGAGGAAAGAATAGCCGAGATAGCGAGACGCGAGGGCATCTCGGAGCACGCGGCAGCGGTCATGCTCGCGGAGGAGCTTGGCGTTAACCTGGAAGGAAAGGAGGAGCTTCTTCACATAGCGGACCTCGTCCCCGGAATGACCGGGGTGAACATCGTCGCGAGGATAATGAGGAAGTACCCGCCGAGGGAGTACCAGAAGCGCGACGGCTCAACGGGAAGGGTGGCAAACCTCATAATCTACGACTCAACGGGCAGAACGAGGCTCGTCCTCTGGGACAACCTCGTGGGCAAGTATTACGAGGAACTCAAGCCGGGAGATATCATCAAGATAATCGACCCCAGCGTCAGGGAGGGGAGGAACGGCGTCGAACTTCACGCCAACTTCAGGACGAGGATAATCCTCAACCCGGAGGATCCAAGAGTCGACGAGATTCCGCCGCTGGAGGAGGTCAGGAGCTACAACTACCAGAGGAGGAAGATAGGCGAGCTGATGGGCGGCGAGAAGTTTGTTGAGGTGAGGGGAACCATAGCAAGGCTCTACCGCGTTACTGCATACGACGCCTGCCCGCAGTGCAGGAGAAAGGTGGACTACGACCCGACCACCGAGACCTGGATATGCCCGGAGCACGGCGAGGTGAAGCCGACAACCATAGTCATCCTCGACTTCGGACTGGACGACTCGACGGGCTACATAAGGACGACCCTCTTCGGCGACGACGCGGCGGATCTCCTCGGCAGGGAGCCGGGAGAGGTAGCGGAGAAGCTCAAGGAGCTAGTCGAGGGCGGACTGACCCTCAGAGAAGCAGGAAGAAAGCTCGCCGAGGACGAGTACTACTACCTCCTCGGAAAGGAGATAGTGGTGAGGGGCAACGTCGTCGACGACAAGTTCCTGGGACTGATTCTCAAGGCCTTCGGCTGGGACGAGGTCGACCCGAAGAGGGAGATAGCCAGGGTTAGGGCCGAGCTGAAGAAGGCGATAGCCGAGCTTGAGGGTGGTGAGTGA
- a CDS encoding metal-dependent transcriptional regulator, translating into MEISKREEEYLETMYILHKNKGVIRVKDIAKMMRVKPPSVVDALKKLSEKGLVEYEKYDRILLTDTGREIAEATYSKHLLLTQFFIDILGIPPEIAEHDACQFEHYVSEVTVQRIREFAQFIQEQCPYVLKQFIKEKLAENEALE; encoded by the coding sequence TTGGAGATAAGCAAGAGGGAAGAGGAGTACCTTGAGACGATGTACATCCTCCACAAGAACAAGGGCGTTATCCGCGTCAAGGACATCGCTAAAATGATGCGTGTGAAGCCCCCTAGCGTCGTTGACGCCCTCAAGAAGCTCTCGGAGAAGGGGCTGGTGGAGTACGAGAAGTACGATAGAATCCTTCTGACGGACACCGGGAGGGAGATCGCCGAGGCGACGTACTCAAAGCACCTGCTCCTCACGCAGTTCTTCATAGACATCCTCGGCATCCCGCCCGAGATAGCGGAGCACGACGCCTGTCAGTTCGAGCACTACGTCAGCGAGGTAACCGTCCAGCGCATAAGGGAGTTCGCCCAGTTCATACAGGAGCAGTGCCCCTACGTCCTCAAGCAGTTCATCAAAGAGAAGCTCGCCGAGAACGAGGCGCTTGAGTGA
- a CDS encoding OB-fold nucleic acid binding domain-containing protein, protein MKKRLPASRVYIRDIVNGYFVRSEGDFEPNYLITKDARKVYRVKVVATVVREPAISEDETYGKFQIDDGTGTIWVLGFRDATRFIRLVKKGDLVQIIGKVTEWRDDKEIQVEGIAKVDPNMWILHRFETLKEKVEHARKARIAFEIYDKYGITAKAKVIAKNKGVSEDMLQTIDELYTMMLEQRTAEEALFEEEIPEETEEVQANEELEKAKKAVMDLLREKGKALSHKFIVKKLSSEFDEDLIEEAITQLLAEGEIYEPEIGYYEPL, encoded by the coding sequence ATGAAGAAGCGCCTCCCAGCGAGCAGGGTCTACATCAGGGACATCGTGAACGGCTACTTCGTGAGGAGCGAGGGCGACTTCGAGCCAAACTACCTGATAACCAAGGACGCCAGAAAGGTCTACAGGGTAAAAGTGGTCGCGACGGTGGTAAGGGAACCCGCGATAAGCGAGGACGAAACCTACGGAAAGTTCCAGATCGACGATGGGACCGGAACCATCTGGGTTCTCGGCTTCCGAGATGCAACCCGCTTCATCAGGCTCGTTAAGAAGGGCGATTTGGTCCAGATCATCGGCAAGGTAACCGAGTGGCGCGACGACAAGGAGATACAGGTGGAGGGAATCGCCAAGGTCGACCCCAACATGTGGATACTCCACCGCTTCGAGACCCTCAAGGAGAAGGTGGAGCACGCGAGGAAGGCGAGGATAGCCTTCGAGATATACGACAAGTACGGCATAACGGCCAAGGCCAAGGTCATAGCCAAGAACAAGGGGGTAAGCGAGGACATGCTCCAGACGATAGACGAGCTGTACACAATGATGCTGGAGCAGAGAACCGCTGAGGAGGCCCTCTTCGAGGAGGAAATCCCGGAGGAAACCGAGGAAGTCCAGGCAAACGAGGAACTGGAGAAGGCAAAGAAGGCCGTAATGGACCTCCTGAGGGAGAAGGGTAAAGCACTATCTCACAAGTTCATAGTCAAGAAGCTCTCGAGCGAATTTGACGAGGACCTCATCGAGGAAGCGATAACCCAGCTCCTGGCAGAGGGCGAAATATACGAGCCGGAGATAGGCTACTACGAGCCGCTCTGA
- a CDS encoding ABC transporter ATP-binding protein produces the protein MVRVELKGILKEWEDFRLEIDELTVKDGEFLTLLGPSGCGKTTTLRMIAGFEKPDRGEILFDGRRVNELPPYERGIGIVFQDYALFPHMTVFKNVAFGLEMKGLPKEEIERKVRWALELVGLEGLGNRYPEQLSGGQQQRVALARALVVEPDVLLLDEPLSNLDAKIRERLRGEIKRIQRELGITTVYVTHDQEEAMAVSDRVAVMNVGHVEQVGRPLELYYRPKTEFVARFLGLSNILELEAENGRACLGELCFDVGRSGKVRIFFRPESVYVKPGDTAEVIDHELLPGRIRLRLEIEGKTLLAERFLEELPFNVENPPKRLGLEVRSFSVLE, from the coding sequence ATGGTGAGGGTCGAGCTGAAGGGAATTCTGAAGGAATGGGAGGACTTCAGGCTGGAGATAGATGAGCTGACGGTTAAAGACGGCGAATTTCTCACGCTCCTCGGGCCGAGCGGCTGCGGAAAGACGACGACGCTGAGGATGATAGCGGGCTTTGAAAAGCCCGACAGGGGGGAGATACTCTTCGACGGCAGAAGGGTGAATGAGCTGCCCCCATACGAGCGCGGGATAGGCATAGTCTTCCAGGACTACGCGCTGTTTCCCCACATGACGGTCTTCAAAAACGTTGCCTTCGGCCTTGAGATGAAGGGACTTCCAAAAGAGGAGATAGAGCGGAAGGTGAGGTGGGCCCTCGAGCTGGTCGGTCTGGAAGGCCTTGGGAACCGCTACCCGGAACAGCTGAGTGGCGGCCAGCAGCAGAGGGTAGCACTCGCGAGGGCTTTGGTCGTTGAACCCGACGTTCTCCTCCTGGATGAACCGCTCAGCAACCTCGACGCGAAGATAAGGGAGAGGCTGAGGGGGGAAATTAAGAGAATACAGCGCGAGCTGGGGATAACGACGGTATACGTCACCCACGACCAGGAGGAGGCGATGGCGGTAAGCGACAGGGTGGCCGTGATGAACGTCGGACACGTTGAACAGGTCGGAAGGCCGCTGGAGCTTTACTACCGCCCGAAGACGGAATTCGTGGCGCGCTTCCTCGGTTTGAGCAACATACTGGAGCTTGAGGCCGAGAACGGAAGGGCCTGCCTCGGAGAGCTATGCTTCGACGTCGGAAGGAGTGGAAAGGTCAGAATCTTCTTCAGGCCGGAGAGCGTGTACGTAAAACCCGGGGATACGGCCGAGGTTATAGACCACGAGCTTCTGCCCGGGAGGATAAGGCTGAGGCTCGAGATCGAGGGGAAAACCCTTCTCGCAGAGCGCTTCCTCGAGGAGCTGCCTTTCAACGTCGAGAACCCTCCAAAGCGTCTTGGACTTGAGGTGAGGAGCTTCTCGGTGCTGGAGTGA
- a CDS encoding geranylgeranylglycerol-phosphate geranylgeranyltransferase, with the protein MELKAFIEITRPHNCVLAGVVGVLGSIVAVGHLPDALTTLLVFLVVTLGCAGGNTVNDYFDYEIDKINRPDRPLPRGAIGRKTALYYALLLFAVGLILAAMINVYALVLGIIAYVTMFLYAWKLKPLPFIGNLAVAGLTGATPLYGAVAVGHLGLAGYLAVCAFLVNVAREVIKDIEDVEGDMAKGAKTLPIIWGKKRAAYVGATFAVLTVVASFLPIKAGVGLGYYAMIPVDLIILYAAYLILRSQEREVAHRSQKLLKISIFLAVMAFLIAALV; encoded by the coding sequence ATGGAACTCAAGGCTTTCATCGAGATAACCAGGCCCCACAACTGCGTCCTGGCGGGGGTAGTCGGTGTTCTCGGTTCGATAGTTGCGGTAGGCCACCTTCCCGACGCCCTCACAACGCTCCTCGTCTTCCTCGTCGTCACGCTGGGCTGTGCCGGCGGGAACACCGTAAACGACTACTTCGACTACGAGATAGATAAAATCAACCGGCCCGACAGGCCCCTCCCGAGGGGGGCCATCGGAAGGAAGACCGCCCTCTACTACGCGCTCCTCCTGTTCGCCGTTGGGCTAATCCTCGCGGCCATGATAAACGTTTACGCCCTCGTCCTGGGCATAATAGCCTACGTCACCATGTTCCTCTACGCCTGGAAGCTCAAGCCCCTTCCGTTCATCGGGAACCTCGCAGTCGCGGGCCTCACAGGTGCGACCCCGCTCTACGGCGCGGTGGCCGTTGGACACCTCGGCCTGGCAGGGTATCTGGCCGTCTGCGCCTTTCTAGTCAACGTCGCGAGGGAGGTCATCAAGGACATAGAGGACGTTGAGGGGGACATGGCCAAGGGTGCCAAAACCCTTCCAATAATCTGGGGGAAGAAAAGAGCCGCCTATGTTGGGGCGACCTTCGCGGTCCTAACGGTCGTCGCTTCCTTCCTTCCGATTAAGGCTGGCGTTGGGCTCGGTTACTACGCGATGATTCCCGTTGATCTGATAATACTCTACGCGGCGTATCTAATACTCCGCTCCCAGGAGCGTGAGGTAGCTCACAGGTCGCAAAAGCTGCTCAAAATCAGCATATTCCTTGCCGTAATGGCCTTCCTGATCGCGGCACTGGTTTGA